The Rattus rattus isolate New Zealand chromosome 16, Rrattus_CSIRO_v1, whole genome shotgun sequence genomic interval GAAGCTCTCCCAGGGACCAGTGAGGGTACCTGGGGAACACCAAGTAACACCTTTTCTTCCACGAATGAAAGACGGAATGGttggccctgcctcctgccaaGTGTCTTTCCTGTGGCCCGAAGCCTCTTTGCGATCACAGTGTCCAGCCCACAGGACCTGTGAGCATCTAGAAGTATGTGCTCCTGAGCTGGTCAGAACAGCACCCTCTGCAGGAGGTGCTGTGAAAATATAAGCGGTGACCGAATTGAAATATGGGCAGTCCTGGGGCATTCCAACCCTCTGTATGTCAGCTTTGTTCCCTGCCTCAGGGTCTCTCGTGTTCACACCACATTGTCCTTTTTCCATTGAAAGGGGTCTATTCTGAGCTGTGTCTTGGCTGGACCACCTTGGGCCGGTGGCTGTACCTCTCTGGATTAGTCTGCAGCTACCTCTGATGGGGGCAGGAATGCCAGCCAAGGGATCAGCCTCCTTAGGGGCTGGAAGTGAGGGCTGAGCCAGGGACTCACTGTGGGTCACCAGTGCCCAGGCGGGGGTATCATTATGGTCATAGCAGGCCACAGGTCAAGACCTGCCCACCTTATATTTGCTCAACACCTATTGAATTCATAGCTGCCCTCCTAGCCTTAGTTTCCCCTTTTGGACAAGATGGCCCTGAGATCCCATTTCCTTAGAGTTGAGTGGCTTTGGAAATAAGTCTTTTGGTTTGTTGAGACAATGTCTCCCTACACAAACCTCCCTGTACTGatacttgatatgtagaccaggctgaccttgaactcacagagatcctcctgcctctgtcttctgagggctgggattaatgGGGCACTGTCACACCTGGCTTGACACAAgtggttttttggttggttgttcttgttgtttgttttttgtttcggttgttgtttgtttgcttgcttcttgagacagggtttctctgtgtagcctgggtcATCCTATAagacaggctggtctcaaactcagagccgcctgcctctgcctcctgagggccaCCGCCGCGAGGCTGTTGTTGTTGACATagagtttttatctttcagaaaCTTCAATGCCCTccggaaggaaaacatttatgagAACAACAAGCTGGTAAGTGGAGCAGCTGACGTTCACTGGCCCCAAACCCGCTGCATGTCTGAAGGACCATTTCCTATCAGTGGAGTGAGCCTTCCACAGAGCTATCCAGGGGTCCTGTTCATAGCTCCTCTGCCAGGCCTAAGCTGGGCAGCCAGTGTTCTGAGAGCAACTTCTGATCTTGGATCCTAGACCCTGCGGACCCCTCTCTTCCTCACTGCAGTGGCAGCCAACCTCCTTGCCTGTGGATGGGCTCTCTGCTCCACCCAGGGCAGAGCAAGGCCCCGGAGGGCTGTGGGAGGGTGGGTCCTTATGGTCTTGGGGGTGGACAAGgccacttcctggtttcctgggagacCATCTTCCTTGGCTCCTTGGTTTCAGACCTAATCTGTACTTTCGTTGTGAGACCCTTCCCTCTGTCAACCTAACTCTCCCTATTGATGCACATATGTCCTTACTCTGAGGCAAACGGGATCTGCATGGGCCCTGACACTGGCATCTCTCGGGAGAACTGAGTCCGTTGGCATGAGATGGTTCATCTGTCCTGGCAGGGTAGTCTCTGCAACTTAATTATCATGAAATACAGTGAAAGACTCAGTTCTGGGCCAAGCGTGgcagctttaatcccagcgccAAGGCCTGGGGATGTGCTCAGTGAGCAAGATGCCGGTAGAGCAGgcatgaagacctaagttcaggtccccagcacccgTGTAACTCCCACGTGAATGGGGCAGCTGTCCTGCAATACCAGTGCACCGGAGTTGGAGACGGGACCTcaagagcaagctggctagccagactgCCGGCTGGTTAACTGGATTCCATTGAGAGATCTGAATCAATACATAAGCTGGAAAGTGTTCGAGAAAGACGAGGGGGCCAACCTCAGGTCTCTGAGCACATaggcacacagtacacacacactgcatgacGTGTACACCAACACATTTGAACATGTGTGTGCCTCCCCATGCGcgtaaaaaaataaagtagagagaaattgaaggaaaCATCTGTCCTTGAaatctggcttccacatgtatgtggacatgtatgtgtacacgcatgcacatgcacatacacatgcacgaaAGAGTGAGTTCCTCAGGTAGAGTGAGCCTTCTACTTGGTTATCCAAGGGGTCCCCACTGCAGAAGCTCACAGCCATGCGTGGCCAAGACCAGGATAGCAAGGAGTCTGCTCTGCTAGCACTGGGCGTGAGAGAGGGAATTTGTGTTTAAGGAGATGAGGCTGGAGTGCACAGAGGCCTTGTTGGCAGGTCTGTGGATGCTCTCAGGAAGTCATTCTGGGTGGAGTGACTGACTGCAtgggcaaaggccctggggctaCAGAGTGCTGGGCAGGATATGCAGTTGAGGGGCCTAGGTGAGTGGGGTAGTGTCTGAGGCAGGCACAGAGCATTGGAAGGAAAAGGACTTTGGTCTTTCCCTCTAAGTCAGTGAAACTGGATTCCCAGAAGTGTGGACTTAGAGGCTCTCCTGCCCAGACTCTGCAGGAGAAAGGAGTGTCTGATGAGGAGGTCACACAGAGGGCACACATGGCCTTCAGTGGGAGTGGCCAGGGCCTGAGCCTTCTCTGTGGGTCAGAAGGGATCTGAGGTTTGTTATGAGTGTGGTTTGGGGACCGAGGGGGGACTGCACATGTAGGAGCAGAATAAGAACCCTGACTTGGCATCTACATGGAGGCTTCTGGAAGAGGAGCCTAGTGAAGGGAACTACAGGAGTCACCAGGATGTGGCTTGTCACCATGGGTCAGTGCCTCTGCCCTGGGCTAAAGGGAGctatacattttcttaaaaaaggtttttatgtattttgttttacagTACTGAGACTTGAATTCTGGGCCTCACAGATACTAGGCAGGTGTTTTACCACCGAGCCacacccagcccctcactgggggattctaggcaggtgctctaccactgaaccacacccccagcccctcactgggggattctaggcaggggctctaccactgagccacgcccccggcccctcactgggggattctaggcaggggctctaccactgagccacgccccccgcccctcactgggggattctaggcaggggctctaccactgagccacgccccccgcccctcactggggattctaggcaggggctctaccactgagccacaccccagcccctccctgggggattctaggcagaggctctaccactgaaccacacccccagcccctcactgggggattctaggcaggggctctaccactgaaccacacccccagcccctcactgggggattctaggcagaggctctaccgaTGAGCCATGTCCCTAGCCCCCATCTCTTCAGTCAAGAGTCCTTGGACTTGAAGTCCAGGCTTCGTTGCCCTCTCTTCGGGGGGCTGATGACCCAGCAGTAGTTCTTTCTACTATCCACTGATTTAAACCCCTATCCAGGCCTTCCAAGTGGCTGAGGAACAGCTGGGCATCCCAGCCCTGCTGGACGCTGAGGACATGGTTGCCTTGAAGATTCCAGACCGGCTGAGCATCCTCACCTATGTGTCACAGTATTACAACTACTTCCACGGCCGGTCCCCAAGTGAGTCCCCATCCAGACGGGCCCTCTATTGCCAAGGGGCATGACCAGGCCTCCCGATACAGTCAGGGCTGCCAGCCCACACTGCAGTGGCCCTGCTTGGTCTCCAGGCCTATCCTTAATCATGACTGAGCACTGCGCCTAGGAAGGGTAGTGATGCAGGGAGGTACCTTTCTGAGAACACACGTGTGGGTCCCTGGAGATGTATCTGTTACCAAGGAGACCCCGGCTCCCTTATTCCCCAACCTAGACCTGCCAAGGAACACCCAGCCAGACTTGTGCCCACTCTGTGCCTCTAGATGCACAGATATATCTTGTCCCAGTCTTTCTACCTTCTTTGCCCTTCTCAGCTCCCAAGGGCGTAGCTGGCTGAGGCTGTGCAGTGCCTGGTTTACTGTGGCCATGGAAactgtgtggcccaggcaggGATGGCCAGGGTAGGGCAGACAAACCAGGTCTTCACCTAGTCCTGTGAGTGGGGAGCTGCCTGGCTTCCTGTATAACATTCCTCTTACAGCTTTAGAAATCTCCGGAATCCCCCCGGGCCGAGGGCCAGCCCCGACTAGTGGTTTGGAAACAGAAAAGTCCCTTTCCATGACCCTAGATGGGGTTGTCAGCTAGGAGAGGGGGTGAGACGCAGGTCAGGCCAGGGTTTTCTGGGAAGAATGTGCCCTGGGGTTGCCCTTCTCCAGTTCTGCATCCACCAGCTGTCCTCGGAGGCCCAAGTCTTTCACTATGAGCACAGGGACCTCTTTGAGGGTATGAGCCCTGAGTGGGACTGGCCTGACCCCTGCTTCCTATGTCTTGTGCCAGTTGGAGGCATGGCTGGCATGAAGAGACCCTCATCAGACTCGACtgaagaactttctggaaagaaGAAGGTCCCGTCTCAGCCTGCCAAGTTGTCCTCGCCTGTTCCAACCCAGAGGTTACCGTTGTCCCCAGCTAGGACAAACCCCGTGGTTCAGAGGAATGAAGGTGGCTCAGAGAGACCATCCCCAAAGGCCGTAAGCATGTCTTAATTGAGTGGGCATTATAGGGCTGTGTGGGCTTTTCTCTTAGGGTGCAGAACCCTTCCCCAAGCTCTGTATCCAGCATATCTATGTGGTAAGAGTTGTGATTCCTATAATAcagatgggtaaactgaggcccaGGAAGTCATCCAGGTGGAATGGAGCTAGAACTCTAGACCTTTCCTGGCTGATTTATTAGATTGTTGTCCTCTTTCCCGGTTGGGAAGGGACATTGGGTTGGATCTTTCTTCCCTGGTCAGCCCTGCAGTGCTGCGCTTGAGTGCCCCCTACTGTCCCTTAGTAGTTACTACAGGTTCCATGAAGCCAGAGCAAGGCAGGTCAGGATGTAGAGGGAACTAACTGGTCTGATCCCAGAGGCTGGTGGGGTGTCATAAAGTATAAGGTTTGTCTCTAGCCCCACAATGAGTCCCCAGCATCTCCAGAATCCAGTCTCTtgctctccaacaaggccagttTGGAGGTCCTAAGCGTGTAGCCATACCCATGCCCTAGCTGGTAGCTCTCCAAGGGCCTCAATTCTCCAGCCTATAAAGTGGGATCTACTGGCCACCTCTGGGCTGAGGTGGGAGGCTGGAAATGTCATCTGCCTCTCAGTGGCCCCTGACACCTCCCTGCAGGCTCCGGGGACTGCGGGAAGCTCTGTCAGCAGCATCTGCGGGGTCTGTGGCAAGCACGTTCACCTCGTGCAGCGGCACCTGGCTGACGGACGCCTCTACCACCGAAGCTGCTTCAGGTATGGTTTCCTGCTGCATATCAGGGTGTACCCTTCCTGCTCGCACGCCTTCCTGCTCACACACCTCCCCTGGCTCCCATGGTCCGCCTATCTGCCTTCCATCGGTGACAGAACAGTTGAACCCTAATATTCTCTTTTAATGTCCCCTTGGGGATGTCCCTCTAGACTCACTGactggattctttttctttttaactctgtgaCCTTTaataatcttcctgtctccaagaaTCTTCTGGATTTAGGGGACAAGGAGTGAATCCTACGTCCATCTTCTATGAGCATGGTGGCAGTTGGACTCCTGAAAGTGGGGGTGCACTGTGgtctgtatgtatgcacacaggtGGCGACATGTTTGAGCACTTTCTGTGGCGTGCACGCCCCTGGCAAGCGTACCAGTGGAGGCTGCAACCCACAATGATTAAAATCACTAAGGAACGTTTTGCTGGATGAACGGAGTATGGCCGTGTGTGCTTTGGCAGACATGAATGAGTTGAGGAGGTGAATGAATGACTGAGCGAGAGCTTGGGCTCTGAGTCTCCGTGGCTTCCTCCCGCAGATGTAAACAGTGTTCCAGCACGCTGCATTCCGGGGCCTACCGCGCCACGGGAGAGCCCGGCGTCTTTGTGTGCACTCACCACAGCTCAGAAGCCACCTCTGTGAGCCCCAAGTTGTCAAACCCGgcctccaggcagccaggaggtgGCATCGCAGACACCAGGCCAATCGGAGTCTCACAGAAGGTTCTGGAGGCAAATGGAGAGGCGACACCACTGAAGGCCAGGACAGCAGCCTGGGAGCACGCCGGAGGCAACAGAGCTGCCAAAGGTTTTGTCCAGACTGAACTTACGCCGCCAGCTACCTCCCGCGTCCATGTGGGGAGCCCTGCAGGGCCCAGGCTACCTATGAGCACGGTGACTACTACTTCTGTGAATAGCAAAGCGACCACCCATGTGACTAACAGCTCCCCAGTGGGATGGTCATCATCTGCCCAGAGCAGCACAGGGACCTCCAGCTCCCGCCCTGTTGTATCCCCAAGTGCTCTAGGCGCTAATCTATCTGTGCCCCAAGGCCAAGCAACTTCAAAAGGTGTTAAGACTCAACTCAACTCCAGCACAGACTCTTCAAGCACAGCGCCCACCCCAGCCTGGACCTCCTCATCCTCTAGGACGCAGCAGGCCCGAGAGAAATTTTTCCACAacctttctccagccccagccagcagcagcagcagtcccGCCAGCAGGGTCCCCACTGTGGTGACTGCCCCCAGTGGCAAGGTTTCCCCTCTGGTGAATACCTCTACCAGCAAGGTCCCCTCTACCACTGTGGTGACTGCCCCCACCAGCAAGGCCCCCACTGTGGTGACTGCCCCCACCAGTAAGGCCTCCACTGTGGTGACTGCCTCCACCGGCAGAGGGTCCACTGTGGTGACTGTCCCCACAAGCAAGGCCCCCACTGTTGTGACTGCCCCCACCAGCAAGACCTCCACTGTGGTGACTGCCCCCACCAGCAAGGCCTCCACTGTGGTGACTGCCTCCACCAGCAAGGCCTCCACTGTGGTGACTGCCCCCACCAGCAAGGCCTCCACTGTGGTGACTGTCCCCACTGGTAGGGGCCATGTTATGGTGAATACCTCTGCTAGCAAAGTCTCTGGTGTCGTGGATAACCCTGCCCAGGAGAGCAGCCGGGAACAAGCACTAAGTGTCCTTAGGAAGGCCCTGCCGGGGCTGACTGGAGCTGGTTCCCAGGCTCCAAGCAGGTAGGTGGGAGGGATGCGGGCTGTAGCTGTGACATGTTCTCCAGGACATGGAGAAGTCTGTCCCTCTGTGAGACAGGATAGAGGCAGGAAAGGCAAGGAGGGCCTGGTGGCCTTACAGACATTGGTGGCTGCAGGCGGCCCACACTAGACTGGTGCTCCAGAACCCTTATGCTTGTCTTGTGGACAGGGAAAGAGTGGGGAGCCACACTGCCTGGCTCTCTGCCTTGGATGACTTGTGTGAATGGAGCCGAGTCCTGAGTGTTCTTTGTGCCTGGCACACTGACCACACGGTGCAGAGGGAAGGGGAACACTCACCCCTCGCAGGAGACCTTCAGTGGTAGGAATGTTCTGTGGCAGGCCACACGCTCCACCTGGCCTTTCACTCCCTCCAACATCCTCAGGTTCCTGGCATCCCTTGATTGGAGGCCACCTCCCTCTATCTCTGACTCCATTGTTGCGTGGACtctacttctctgtctcttcttctgtcttcttttttttttcttttgtagagtGTTGGAGATGGAACTGAGGGCATCTCACACACCTGGCagggggctctaccactgagccacgcccccagcccctcactgggggattctaggcaggggctctaccactgagtcacacccctGGGCCCCTCATgatgggggatttagctcagtggcagggctCAGGAACCACTGaaccctgggttcgggtccctcACTccgggaacaaaaaaaaaaaa includes:
- the Micall2 gene encoding MICAL-like protein 2; amino-acid sequence: MAAIKALQEWCRQQCEGYRDVSITNMTTSFRDGLAFCAILHRHRPDLINFNALRKENIYENNKLAFQVAEEQLGIPALLDAEDMVALKIPDRLSILTYVSQYYNYFHGRSPIGGMAGMKRPSSDSTEELSGKKKVPSQPAKLSSPVPTQRLPLSPARTNPVVQRNEGGSERPSPKAAPGTAGSSVSSICGVCGKHVHLVQRHLADGRLYHRSCFRCKQCSSTLHSGAYRATGEPGVFVCTHHSSEATSVSPKLSNPASRQPGGGIADTRPIGVSQKVLEANGEATPLKARTAAWEHAGGNRAAKGFVQTELTPPATSRVHVGSPAGPRLPMSTVTTTSVNSKATTHVTNSSPVGWSSSAQSSTGTSSSRPVVSPSALGANLSVPQGQATSKGVKTQLNSSTDSSSTAPTPAWTSSSSRTQQAREKFFHNLSPAPASSSSSPASRVPTVVTAPSGKVSPLVNTSTSKVPSTTVVTAPTSKAPTVVTAPTSKASTVVTASTGRGSTVVTVPTSKAPTVVTAPTSKTSTVVTAPTSKASTVVTASTSKASTVVTAPTSKASTVVTVPTGRGHVMVNTSASKVSGVVDNPAQESSREQALSVLRKALPGLTGAGSQAPSRSSPATSSVLITLPKNEVPPKVPSAKLSHSTTQAFSPTPKMEPTAPLSMGSTSWTSVSLQAGKKSPGISPGIGKTSAVSRPQAEVKGPGPTSQEGQEEGPEGWRARLKPVDKRAPEQKEPVLAEPRAGDTPRKASSSSDSSIHITLTPIQYKRTPCLADSGSSLAAPSPPPSRRKKLVVPPTLDVSADWLQPELKKQQDQTRSCKEKTAATWGTRESSAILDNDLVSPDEAVTSPVRLHPNYISQEELQRQLQDIESQLDALELRGVELEKQLRAAEGDASEDGLMVDWFRLIHEKQLLLRRESELMYKSKDQCLEERQLDLQGELRRLMEKPEGLKSPQDRKREQELLNQYVNTVNDRSDIVDILDEDRLREQEEDQMLESMIQNLGLQRKKSKSFLSKIWSSKSKSGQT